One region of Thermodesulfovibrio thiophilus DSM 17215 genomic DNA includes:
- a CDS encoding radical SAM/SPASM domain-containing protein, whose product MGNNKNSVIKKQRLGHIDIPLQRVHIELTNICDFNCVFCPKSVMKRKYGYMDKELAKNIISELYENNICEKITFHVMGEPTMHPDFFEILSHAQKTGIKVGLTTNGGRIGGRIGEQLLEYNLYQIDISLQTPDEKSFMLRKAGPLTFDDYRNGILKFFSAYHSKYKDTIFKFRFLNTRFHHKYLEKSIGKIDVISSTEQLRETFKEWMEYINGISNVEESIKQKALENLKKLVSYKWNVVEVCPKVFFETYMFEDWGNAFYDGKIYKALAGYCFGMRDHFSILYNGDVTLCCVDFNGNTTIGNLKEQSLKEILSSEYLKEIVEGFKKFKVIHPYCKVCLGSKSRVSSILKPIFSILALKTLKPFFYNKIKLY is encoded by the coding sequence ATGGGGAATAACAAGAACTCAGTGATTAAAAAGCAACGGCTTGGACATATTGATATTCCTCTTCAACGAGTTCATATTGAATTAACAAATATATGTGATTTCAACTGTGTTTTCTGTCCTAAGTCTGTTATGAAGAGAAAATATGGATATATGGATAAAGAGCTTGCTAAAAATATAATTTCAGAGCTTTATGAAAACAATATTTGCGAAAAAATTACGTTTCATGTAATGGGCGAGCCTACAATGCATCCTGATTTCTTTGAAATATTATCACATGCCCAGAAAACAGGTATAAAAGTAGGTCTTACAACAAATGGAGGAAGAATTGGAGGCAGAATAGGAGAACAACTTTTAGAATACAATCTATATCAGATTGATATATCTCTTCAAACTCCTGATGAAAAATCATTCATGCTCAGAAAAGCCGGTCCTTTAACATTTGATGACTATAGGAATGGCATTTTGAAGTTCTTCTCAGCTTATCATTCAAAATACAAAGATACAATATTTAAATTTCGTTTTCTCAATACAAGATTTCATCACAAATACCTGGAAAAAAGCATCGGTAAAATAGATGTCATCTCATCTACTGAACAATTAAGGGAAACTTTCAAGGAATGGATGGAATATATAAATGGCATTTCCAATGTTGAAGAATCTATAAAGCAAAAGGCATTGGAAAATCTTAAAAAATTGGTTTCCTATAAATGGAATGTTGTTGAGGTCTGTCCGAAGGTGTTTTTTGAAACCTATATGTTTGAAGATTGGGGCAATGCATTTTATGATGGAAAAATATACAAAGCATTAGCAGGATACTGTTTTGGTATGAGAGACCATTTCAGCATTCTTTATAATGGCGATGTTACTCTATGTTGTGTTGATTTTAATGGTAATACAACAATTGGAAATCTAAAGGAACAATCTCTCAAAGAAATTCTTTCATCAGAGTATTTAAAAGAAATAGTTGAAGGATTTAAAAAGTTTAAAGTTATTCATCCTTACTGCAAAGTGTGTCTTGGAAGTAAGTCAAGAGTTTCATCTATTTTAAAACCTATTTTTTCAATTCTTGCACTTAAAACCCTGAAGCCATTCTTTTATAATAAAATCAAACTGTACTGA
- a CDS encoding sigma-54-dependent transcriptional regulator — protein sequence MNERLMIVDSDYNVRESLSNRLRKENFIVDCVATLKEALNNYTTYIHDFVVTEIELPDGDGLEFVRKIKKLNPSAKIIVTTSYPSIASALKSLKLKVDDYIVKPFIYDEVMASLKQILRIQMEKEEIVKEKPQIKQSEEFISIIGESVEIKLLLEKIKKIANTPTNVVLLGETGTGKELFARAIHEASYRKKKPFVAINCASLPDNLLESELFGFVKGSFTGATFDKKGLLEIADGGTVFLDEIGDLPISLQAKLLRVIEDKEIRPLGSVTIKKVDLRFISATNKDLTEEIKKGNFREDLYFRLNVITLYIPPLRERVKDIEILAYHFMRKFAIKMGKDIKKIEPQTMQLLLKYSWPGNVRELQNVIEQSVVFSEYDSIKPEDLPEHIKTLERLVDKRKEIPVLSIEEYTKEFILKYQSFYTEQELADMLGITRKALWEKRKKWGITRTQ from the coding sequence ATGAACGAACGGTTAATGATAGTAGATTCTGATTATAATGTAAGAGAAAGCCTCAGTAACAGGCTTAGAAAAGAAAATTTTATAGTTGACTGTGTTGCAACACTTAAAGAAGCATTAAACAATTACACAACATATATTCATGATTTTGTAGTAACAGAAATAGAACTTCCAGACGGAGATGGGCTGGAGTTTGTCAGAAAAATTAAAAAATTAAATCCTTCAGCTAAAATTATTGTAACAACTTCTTATCCATCAATAGCCTCTGCATTAAAATCCCTGAAATTGAAGGTTGATGACTATATTGTTAAACCATTTATTTATGATGAAGTAATGGCATCTTTAAAGCAGATTTTAAGGATTCAAATGGAAAAAGAAGAAATCGTAAAAGAAAAACCGCAAATCAAACAATCAGAAGAGTTTATATCAATTATAGGAGAATCTGTAGAAATCAAACTTCTACTTGAAAAAATAAAAAAAATAGCAAATACTCCTACCAATGTTGTACTTCTTGGTGAAACAGGAACAGGCAAAGAACTCTTTGCAAGAGCAATTCATGAAGCAAGCTACAGAAAGAAAAAACCATTTGTTGCAATTAATTGCGCGAGCCTGCCGGATAATTTGCTTGAAAGTGAACTTTTTGGTTTTGTAAAAGGGTCTTTTACAGGAGCAACATTTGATAAAAAAGGACTTCTTGAAATAGCAGATGGAGGTACTGTTTTTCTTGATGAAATAGGTGATTTACCTATTAGCCTTCAGGCAAAGCTTTTAAGAGTAATAGAAGATAAAGAAATAAGACCTTTGGGTAGTGTTACAATCAAAAAAGTTGATTTGCGATTTATCTCTGCAACCAATAAGGATCTTACTGAAGAGATAAAAAAAGGAAATTTTAGAGAAGATTTATATTTCAGGTTAAATGTTATTACCCTGTACATTCCTCCGCTTAGAGAAAGAGTCAAAGATATTGAAATTTTAGCCTATCACTTCATGCGTAAGTTTGCAATAAAAATGGGCAAAGATATTAAAAAAATTGAACCTCAAACCATGCAACTTCTTCTTAAATATTCATGGCCTGGGAATGTAAGAGAATTGCAGAATGTTATCGAACAGTCAGTTGTATTTTCAGAGTATGATTCAATAAAACCAGAAGATCTTCCAGAACATATAAAAACTTTGGAAAGACTAGTGGATAAAAGAAAAGAAATTCCTGTGCTGTCAATTGAAGAATATACAAAAGAGTTTATTTTAAAGTACCAATCATTTTATACTGAACAGGAACTTGCAGATATGCTTGGAATAACAAGGAAAGCTTTATGGGAGAAAAGGAAAAAATGGGGAATAACAAGAACTCAGTGA
- a CDS encoding bifunctional acetate--CoA ligase family protein/GNAT family N-acetyltransferase, with the protein MSIYNLDYFFNPRRIAVIGADNLLGTMGYTVFRNLITEGYKGIVYPVNPQSDSIQGVEAYKRLNDISKEIDLVILANECGTNILELLEECGQKKVKGVILMCPDFRTKVKDAMRVEEEIEKIHRKYGFRLLGPNTLGFIRPGINLNASLFKRKLNKGSIALISQSATLSIALLDRGADKNIGFSYFVALGSDIDIDFADLIDFFGVDPSTRAIVIYMQSIKNGRKFMTSARSFAFSKPIVVVKSGKFVESLEIALTHSGLLAGEDKVYDSAFKRAGAVRVDETLDMFYITETLSKQRRPRGKRLAIITNAGAPAVTAVDGLLKSGGELAEFSEDTVKQLEGNVPARIIRNPLDLISNAKPEDYEKSLGIVLKDKNVDGVLVMLTPSLGAEPVETATKVAKLAKDHPYKPVLTNWMGAELVREGREVLNLQGIPTFVTPEQAVRTFMYMYRYDLNLKLLLETPQTILNDINFNKERVADIIENAISEGRTIPTFFEASEILSAYGIPVILTKKADNIEELKNAIAEIGYPLALKIDTPRIIHKFREGGVILDVRDEVEAVEGFKWLKRLAEEHGDAHASVIIQPMVITYGYEIAIGAKKDPTFGSVILFGTGGNLLEALEDYSIGLPPLNQTLTRRLMEETKIYRYLQKYPYYENILKKLEETVVKFSYLISDFPQIKEFDINPVFITDSEIFALDCSIIFDKTAPKQKTVVKGEFCPPHLSICPYPVHLYKEVELKDGTKAIVRPIKPEDEGMIAALLGRCSERTISLRFFQRAIDLRHENLVRFCQVDYDRELAFVCVVKKGDEEKIVSDVRLSRDPDGIDAEMAILVEDEWQGKGVGKALCSSAIEVARDLGVKRIWMDILRINTYMIGLSERLGFKKDRVEEDSIKVVLHLDST; encoded by the coding sequence GTGTCAATATATAACCTTGATTATTTTTTTAATCCAAGAAGAATTGCTGTTATAGGTGCTGATAATCTTCTAGGAACCATGGGTTATACTGTTTTCAGAAATCTTATTACTGAGGGATATAAAGGGATCGTTTATCCGGTAAATCCTCAATCAGATTCCATACAGGGAGTAGAGGCTTATAAAAGACTGAACGATATTTCAAAAGAAATAGACCTTGTTATCTTGGCAAATGAATGCGGGACAAACATTTTAGAGCTTCTTGAAGAATGTGGCCAAAAAAAAGTTAAGGGAGTTATTTTGATGTGTCCTGATTTCAGAACAAAGGTTAAAGATGCAATGCGTGTAGAGGAGGAAATTGAAAAGATTCACAGAAAATATGGTTTCAGACTTCTGGGACCTAATACTCTTGGCTTTATAAGACCTGGAATAAACCTTAATGCAAGTCTTTTTAAAAGAAAACTTAATAAAGGTAGTATTGCTCTAATCTCACAGAGTGCTACTCTTTCTATTGCTCTTTTAGATAGAGGTGCGGACAAAAACATAGGTTTTAGCTATTTTGTTGCACTTGGTTCTGATATAGATATAGATTTTGCTGATCTTATTGATTTTTTTGGAGTGGATCCTTCAACAAGGGCAATAGTTATATATATGCAGTCTATAAAAAATGGCAGAAAATTCATGACATCTGCTCGTTCATTTGCTTTTTCAAAACCTATTGTTGTGGTAAAGTCAGGTAAATTTGTTGAATCACTGGAAATAGCATTAACTCATTCAGGACTGCTTGCCGGTGAAGACAAGGTATATGATTCTGCATTTAAAAGAGCAGGTGCTGTAAGAGTAGATGAAACCCTTGATATGTTTTATATTACTGAAACCCTTTCAAAACAGAGAAGACCAAGAGGAAAAAGACTTGCGATTATTACAAATGCAGGTGCACCTGCTGTTACAGCAGTAGATGGCTTGCTTAAATCCGGAGGAGAACTTGCTGAATTTTCCGAAGACACTGTAAAGCAATTAGAGGGAAATGTTCCTGCACGAATTATAAGAAATCCTCTTGATTTAATATCCAATGCAAAACCAGAGGATTATGAAAAATCTCTTGGAATTGTTCTTAAAGATAAAAATGTAGACGGTGTTTTAGTGATGTTAACACCATCACTTGGAGCTGAACCTGTTGAAACCGCTACAAAAGTTGCAAAGTTAGCAAAAGATCATCCATATAAACCTGTTCTTACAAACTGGATGGGAGCAGAACTTGTCAGAGAAGGCAGAGAAGTTCTTAACTTGCAGGGTATTCCTACATTTGTAACACCTGAACAGGCTGTAAGAACTTTTATGTATATGTATCGATATGACTTAAACTTAAAGCTTCTACTGGAAACTCCTCAAACCATCCTTAACGATATAAATTTTAACAAAGAACGAGTAGCAGACATAATTGAGAATGCAATATCAGAAGGAAGAACAATTCCAACATTTTTTGAAGCTTCAGAAATTCTTTCAGCTTATGGAATTCCTGTAATACTTACTAAAAAGGCTGATAATATAGAAGAATTAAAAAATGCCATAGCTGAAATAGGCTATCCATTAGCTCTTAAAATAGACACACCCCGAATAATACATAAATTCAGGGAAGGTGGAGTTATTCTTGATGTGAGAGATGAAGTAGAGGCTGTTGAAGGTTTTAAATGGCTTAAAAGGCTCGCGGAGGAACATGGAGATGCTCATGCTTCTGTAATTATTCAGCCAATGGTTATAACCTATGGATATGAAATAGCTATTGGTGCCAAAAAAGATCCTACCTTTGGCTCAGTTATTCTGTTTGGTACAGGTGGAAATCTTCTGGAAGCACTGGAAGATTATTCAATCGGACTTCCGCCTTTAAATCAAACACTGACAAGGAGATTGATGGAAGAAACGAAGATTTACAGATATCTTCAAAAATATCCATACTACGAAAATATATTAAAAAAGCTTGAAGAAACAGTTGTAAAATTTTCGTATTTGATATCTGATTTTCCACAAATAAAAGAATTTGATATTAATCCTGTTTTTATAACTGATTCAGAAATTTTCGCCCTTGACTGTAGCATTATTTTCGATAAAACTGCTCCAAAGCAAAAAACTGTGGTAAAGGGAGAGTTCTGTCCACCTCATCTAAGCATTTGTCCATATCCTGTACATTTGTACAAAGAAGTAGAATTAAAAGATGGAACAAAAGCGATAGTCAGACCAATCAAGCCGGAAGATGAGGGCATGATTGCTGCTTTACTTGGAAGATGCTCAGAAAGAACAATAAGTTTAAGATTTTTTCAGAGAGCAATTGATTTGAGACATGAAAATCTTGTCAGATTCTGTCAGGTTGACTACGATAGAGAATTAGCATTTGTATGTGTTGTCAAAAAGGGAGATGAAGAAAAAATTGTAAGTGATGTTAGACTCTCAAGAGATCCAGATGGAATAGATGCAGAAATGGCAATTTTAGTTGAAGATGAATGGCAGGGGAAGGGAGTCGGTAAAGCCCTATGCAGTTCTGCTATTGAAGTGGCAAGAGATTTAGGAGTAAAAAGAATCTGGATGGATATTTTGAGGATAAATACTTATATGATTGGACTTTCAGAGAGATTAGGCTTTAAAAAAGATCGTGTTGAGGAAGACAGTATAAAAGTAGTCTTGCATCTTGACAGTACCTGA
- the gyrA gene encoding DNA gyrase subunit A, with product MSNVSKVNIADEMKVSYLDYAMSVIIGRALPDVRDGLKPVQRRILYAMFREGLLAGKKYSKCAGVVGEVLKKYHPHGDQAVYDALVRLAQDFNMRYPLIDGQGNFGSIDGDPPAAYRYTEARLTKIAEELLQDIDKETVPFVPNFDSTTEEPLVLPARIPNLLINGSSGIAVGMATNIPPHNLNEIIDALVQLLEKPDTSVETLMHFIHGPDFPTGGIIYGIEGIKDLYRTGRGIIKIRAKVKVERETKGKKPKEIELFERESETKATKERIIITEIPYQVNKARLIEKIAELVRGKKIEGITEIRDESNREGIRVVLELKKGEMPEVILNNLYKHTQMETTFGGIMLAIVDGQPRILTLKEVLHEFLKHRRDVVLKRTVFELKKAEHSAHILEGLKIAVENLDEVIAIIRKSQNPEEARIKLITRFPLTEIQAQAILDMRLQRLTGLERDKIISDYEAILKEIQRLRAILESEDLLKEIIKNELIEIKQKYADERRTEITAETKEINFEDLITEEDMVITMTHLSYIKRTSLSDYRSQKRGGKGLTPMETAIDDYLEDVLIGSTHDHIMFFSNYGRVYCLKIYQIPEAGRVSKGKPIINLLPLQEGEKITTKLVCKDLEEGFLTMFTKKGFVKKTSLDEFKNIRSKGVIAIALEDNDELISVRKTTGHNQLIIATKMGMAVRFDEKDVRPTGRSARGVIGIRFSESQDEVVSADIVSENSFILTITEKGIGKKTPINEYRLQHRGGTGVKNIKLSEKTGYVVSALQVKEDDEIIICSSSKMIRLKVSQIRPQGRATTGVRLIDLAPEDKVVSIGRILEEDSSVNI from the coding sequence ATGTCAAATGTTTCAAAAGTTAATATTGCAGATGAGATGAAAGTCAGCTACCTTGATTATGCAATGAGCGTAATCATTGGTAGAGCCTTGCCTGATGTAAGGGATGGGTTGAAACCTGTGCAAAGACGAATTCTCTATGCTATGTTCAGAGAGGGGCTACTTGCTGGTAAAAAATATTCAAAATGCGCTGGAGTTGTGGGTGAAGTTTTAAAGAAATATCATCCCCATGGTGACCAGGCCGTTTATGATGCTCTTGTCAGACTTGCGCAGGACTTCAACATGCGCTATCCTCTTATTGATGGACAGGGTAACTTTGGCTCTATTGACGGAGACCCTCCTGCTGCATACCGTTATACTGAAGCAAGACTCACAAAAATAGCTGAAGAGTTGCTTCAGGATATTGATAAAGAGACTGTTCCATTTGTACCAAATTTTGATTCAACAACAGAAGAACCTCTTGTTCTTCCTGCACGAATTCCAAATCTTCTTATAAATGGTTCATCTGGGATAGCTGTTGGAATGGCTACAAACATTCCTCCACATAATCTTAATGAAATCATTGATGCTCTGGTGCAACTTCTTGAAAAGCCTGATACTTCAGTTGAGACTCTAATGCATTTTATTCATGGACCTGACTTTCCAACAGGTGGAATAATTTATGGTATAGAAGGAATTAAAGACCTTTATCGTACAGGTAGAGGAATTATAAAAATAAGGGCAAAAGTAAAAGTTGAAAGAGAAACAAAGGGTAAAAAACCAAAAGAAATTGAACTGTTTGAAAGAGAATCAGAAACTAAAGCTACAAAAGAGAGAATCATAATCACAGAGATTCCTTATCAGGTTAACAAAGCCAGGCTAATTGAGAAAATAGCCGAACTTGTAAGAGGGAAAAAAATCGAGGGAATTACAGAAATAAGGGATGAGTCTAATAGAGAGGGAATAAGAGTTGTTCTGGAGCTAAAAAAAGGAGAAATGCCAGAGGTTATTCTTAATAATCTGTACAAACACACTCAGATGGAGACAACCTTTGGTGGAATAATGCTTGCAATTGTTGATGGACAGCCCAGAATTTTAACTCTTAAAGAAGTTCTCCATGAATTCTTGAAACATAGAAGAGATGTTGTTTTAAAACGAACAGTCTTTGAACTAAAAAAAGCAGAACATTCTGCCCATATTCTTGAAGGTCTCAAAATAGCTGTTGAAAATCTTGATGAAGTTATAGCAATCATAAGAAAATCTCAGAATCCTGAGGAAGCGAGGATAAAACTGATAACAAGATTTCCTCTCACAGAAATTCAGGCTCAGGCAATTCTTGACATGAGGCTACAGAGACTAACAGGGCTTGAGAGAGACAAGATAATAAGCGATTACGAAGCCATTCTTAAAGAAATACAAAGACTAAGAGCAATTCTTGAAAGTGAAGACTTACTTAAGGAAATCATAAAAAATGAATTAATAGAGATAAAACAAAAATATGCTGACGAACGAAGAACTGAAATAACAGCTGAAACAAAAGAGATAAACTTTGAAGATCTGATTACTGAGGAAGACATGGTAATAACAATGACTCATCTCAGTTATATAAAGAGAACTTCTCTGTCTGATTACAGAAGTCAGAAAAGAGGTGGGAAGGGATTAACTCCAATGGAGACTGCAATAGATGACTATCTTGAAGATGTTTTAATTGGTTCAACACATGATCATATAATGTTCTTCAGTAATTACGGAAGGGTTTACTGCTTGAAGATTTATCAGATTCCAGAAGCTGGCAGAGTATCCAAAGGTAAACCTATTATAAATCTGCTTCCTCTTCAGGAAGGTGAAAAAATAACCACCAAACTTGTGTGCAAGGATCTTGAAGAAGGCTTTCTTACAATGTTTACAAAAAAGGGCTTTGTTAAAAAAACATCTCTTGACGAATTTAAAAATATAAGAAGTAAAGGTGTTATTGCCATAGCTCTTGAAGACAATGATGAATTAATATCAGTAAGAAAGACAACAGGACATAACCAGTTAATTATAGCTACCAAAATGGGCATGGCAGTTAGATTTGATGAGAAAGATGTAAGACCAACTGGTAGATCAGCCAGAGGAGTTATTGGAATCAGATTTTCAGAATCGCAGGATGAAGTTGTATCAGCAGATATTGTATCTGAAAACTCATTTATATTAACAATTACAGAAAAAGGCATTGGTAAAAAAACTCCTATTAATGAATATCGTTTACAGCATAGAGGAGGTACAGGGGTAAAAAATATCAAGCTTTCTGAAAAAACAGGTTATGTTGTATCCGCCCTTCAAGTTAAAGAAGATGATGAAATTATAATCTGTAGCAGCAGTAAAATGATCAGGCTTAAAGTTTCTCAAATTCGGCCTCAGGGCAGAGCTACAACTGGAGTAAGACTTATAGATCTCGCTCCTGAAGACAAAGTGGTAAGTATTGGGCGAATATTAGAGGAGGACAGCAGTGTCAATATATAA
- a CDS encoding FmdB family zinc ribbon protein → MPVYEYECKKCGEFFEILVLGNKSVSCPKCGSDNIKKKFSTFAMKGVQKGNSGCSSCNASSCSSCK, encoded by the coding sequence ATGCCTGTGTATGAGTATGAATGTAAAAAATGTGGAGAGTTTTTTGAGATTCTAGTTCTTGGCAATAAGAGTGTTTCATGCCCAAAATGTGGTTCTGATAACATCAAGAAAAAATTTTCCACATTTGCAATGAAAGGTGTTCAAAAAGGCAATTCAGGATGCTCATCCTGTAACGCATCTTCCTGTAGTTCCTGTAAATAA
- a CDS encoding mechanosensitive ion channel family protein, with protein MQKLLDELFSVSFLKGILHIIVILILTWLALRLAKRFSAGLIRLIIRKKEDEEFQKRTTTLGNIVRYALISIIVAISGITVLREVGIDIGPILATAGIGGLAIGFGAQSLVKDVISGFFILMEDQIRVGDVVEIGGKSGSVEKISLKTTVLRDMSGNVHYVPNGQISVVTNMTKEYSRYVFEIGVAYKEDVDEVMEIIKKIDEEMRHDPEFKDDILEPIEVLGVDQFADSAVIIKARTTTLPIKQWRVAREFNRRIKKRFDELKIEIPFPHVTVYMGEGKDGQAPPLRIVKDNCQK; from the coding sequence ATGCAAAAATTATTAGATGAACTATTCAGCGTTTCATTTCTGAAAGGTATATTGCACATTATAGTAATTCTTATCCTCACATGGCTCGCATTAAGACTCGCCAAAAGGTTTTCTGCAGGGCTTATTCGTTTAATTATCAGGAAAAAAGAGGACGAAGAATTTCAGAAACGGACAACAACACTGGGAAATATTGTTAGATATGCTCTTATTTCTATTATAGTTGCAATTTCGGGAATTACAGTTCTAAGAGAAGTAGGGATTGACATTGGGCCTATTCTGGCTACTGCCGGAATAGGAGGACTTGCTATCGGGTTCGGTGCTCAATCACTGGTAAAAGATGTTATTAGTGGCTTTTTCATCCTTATGGAAGATCAGATTCGAGTGGGCGATGTAGTAGAAATCGGAGGTAAGAGTGGATCTGTAGAGAAGATAAGTTTGAAAACCACCGTATTACGTGATATGTCAGGAAATGTACACTACGTTCCAAATGGACAAATTAGCGTTGTTACTAATATGACCAAAGAATACTCAAGGTACGTTTTTGAAATAGGAGTTGCTTATAAAGAAGATGTTGATGAGGTGATGGAAATAATTAAAAAAATTGACGAGGAAATGCGTCATGACCCTGAATTTAAGGATGACATTCTTGAGCCAATTGAAGTATTAGGCGTTGATCAATTTGCCGATTCAGCAGTTATTATTAAAGCTCGAACTACCACTCTTCCTATCAAACAGTGGCGTGTAGCTCGCGAGTTCAACAGAAGAATCAAAAAACGATTTGATGAGCTTAAAATAGAAATTCCTTTTCCTCATGTTACAGTTTATATGGGAGAAGGGAAAGATGGGCAAGCTCCACCTCTTCGTATTGTAAAGGACAATTGCCAGAAATAA
- a CDS encoding TraB/GumN family protein, producing MIRGIFFRDRKLKMIWAIRKNNLESYLIGSAHFSPYRFERSLEYYISKVDTVLFEGPLDEKSMNKVIQRGFKTSDDRSLLDVVEYGVLRDLIQKLLLSDSYQFATGYHFKDLQKQMEESYIEQLKELKVWSGFFALWSEFLKKRQWKYSVDKEAYKIAKKFNKQIVFLETIDEQIQALENIPVKRILSFIKNFEQWDKYSKKYKKYYLKGDIQNLMFISENFPTRCESIVEKRDLILYERMHPFLERNSILVFCGTIHIKGITERLIENGYKIKPYH from the coding sequence ATGATAAGAGGAATATTTTTCAGGGATAGAAAACTTAAAATGATCTGGGCTATAAGAAAGAATAATCTAGAATCTTACCTGATAGGCTCTGCTCATTTTTCTCCGTACAGATTTGAGAGATCTCTTGAATACTATATAAGCAAAGTAGATACAGTATTATTTGAAGGACCTCTAGATGAGAAGAGCATGAATAAGGTTATACAGAGAGGGTTTAAAACAAGTGATGACAGATCTCTTCTAGATGTTGTGGAATATGGCGTTTTAAGAGATTTGATTCAAAAGCTTCTTTTATCTGATAGTTATCAGTTTGCAACAGGCTATCATTTTAAAGATTTACAGAAACAGATGGAAGAGTCTTATATTGAACAGCTTAAAGAGTTAAAAGTGTGGAGTGGTTTTTTTGCTCTGTGGTCGGAGTTTCTTAAGAAAAGACAATGGAAATACTCTGTTGACAAAGAGGCCTACAAGATAGCAAAAAAATTCAATAAGCAGATAGTTTTTCTTGAGACAATTGATGAACAAATTCAAGCTCTTGAAAATATACCTGTAAAAAGAATATTAAGTTTTATAAAAAATTTTGAACAGTGGGATAAATACTCAAAAAAATATAAGAAATACTATCTTAAAGGTGATATTCAAAATCTAATGTTTATTTCTGAAAATTTTCCCACTCGATGTGAATCAATTGTTGAAAAGCGAGACTTAATTCTATATGAAAGAATGCATCCTTTTTTAGAAAGAAATAGCATATTGGTATTTTGCGGCACAATTCATATAAAAGGTATAACAGAGCGATTAATTGAAAATGGATATAAAATAAAACCATACCATTGA
- a CDS encoding rhodanese-like domain-containing protein, whose translation MKQYFVFCLSFLFLFTSVSYGFDGETASKFNSVFSQLTPEMIAKKPCEINAKQLFEMIRANEDFVILDIRTPQEMQIVGITYKNTLKIPMHELFKEENLQKLPTDKKIVVVCHTGTRASATVMALRAVGFNNAYMFKGGIIELAAEAGRSVVGILW comes from the coding sequence ATGAAGCAGTATTTTGTATTCTGTTTGAGTTTTTTATTTTTATTTACATCAGTATCATATGGATTTGATGGAGAAACAGCTTCAAAATTTAATTCAGTTTTTTCTCAGCTAACTCCTGAGATGATTGCAAAAAAACCATGTGAAATCAATGCAAAGCAACTATTTGAGATGATCAGGGCAAATGAAGACTTTGTAATTCTTGATATCAGAACTCCTCAGGAAATGCAAATTGTTGGAATTACATATAAAAATACTCTGAAGATACCAATGCATGAACTTTTTAAGGAAGAAAATTTACAAAAGCTTCCAACTGATAAGAAAATTGTTGTTGTATGCCATACAGGGACAAGGGCATCAGCTACAGTAATGGCATTAAGGGCAGTTGGGTTTAATAATGCCTACATGTTTAAAGGAGGTATTATTGAGCTGGCTGCAGAAGCTGGAAGAAGCGTGGTGGGTATTCTCTGGTAG